One window of Lawsonibacter asaccharolyticus genomic DNA carries:
- a CDS encoding purine nucleoside phosphorylase, producing MDFTFQQYEESAQAIRARLGGFAPKVAMILGSGLGYLGDQVEGAVTVPYGEIPYFKSSTAPGHKGRLVFGTLEGQRVAVMQGRMHHYEGYSYEEVSYAVRVLRLLGCDTLIVTNAAGCVHTGWQAGDLMLITDHIKLFSQSPLRGENLPEFGVRFPDASKLYTPRLQELARQTAQEQGLTLREGVYFYCYGPQYETPAEVRAARILGGDAVGMSTAPEVVVAGHCGMEVLGITLLSNMAAGILDQPLSEREVLDAAEAAKEKFSGLIRACLRRM from the coding sequence ATGGACTTCACATTCCAACAGTATGAAGAGAGCGCCCAGGCCATCCGCGCCCGGCTGGGCGGCTTCGCGCCCAAAGTGGCTATGATCCTGGGCTCCGGCCTGGGTTACCTGGGGGACCAGGTAGAGGGGGCGGTGACGGTCCCCTACGGCGAGATCCCTTATTTCAAATCCTCCACCGCCCCGGGGCACAAGGGCCGGCTGGTCTTCGGCACTCTGGAGGGCCAGCGGGTGGCGGTGATGCAGGGCCGCATGCACCACTATGAGGGCTACTCCTATGAGGAGGTCTCCTACGCGGTCCGGGTGCTCCGGCTGCTGGGGTGCGACACCCTCATCGTCACCAACGCCGCCGGCTGCGTCCATACGGGCTGGCAGGCGGGGGACCTGATGCTCATTACTGACCACATCAAGCTGTTCTCCCAGTCACCCCTGCGGGGGGAGAACCTGCCGGAATTCGGAGTGCGTTTTCCAGACGCCTCCAAGCTCTATACGCCCCGCCTGCAGGAGCTGGCCCGGCAGACCGCTCAGGAGCAGGGCCTCACCCTGCGGGAGGGGGTCTACTTCTACTGCTACGGCCCGCAGTACGAGACCCCTGCGGAGGTGCGGGCCGCCCGCATCCTGGGGGGTGACGCAGTGGGCATGTCCACCGCGCCGGAGGTCGTCGTGGCCGGACACTGCGGCATGGAGGTGCTGGGGATCACCCTGCTGTCCAACATGGCCGCCGGCATCCTGGACCAGCCCCTCTCCGAGCGGGAGGTGCTGGACGCCGCCGAGGCGGCGAAGGAGAAGTTCTCGGGGCTGATCCGGGCCTGTCTGCGGCGGATGTGA